Proteins from one Gimesia maris genomic window:
- a CDS encoding ATP-binding protein yields the protein MSSRQTAYCKNYFSQQILKFCVDVVITMTEEGRILMASPSIESAWGWNTEEISGKNIYELLTEASRKPCLHCISECVVSGNSAVCELVVKRKDQSCSLFELILHQLEDSCEGSQFIGIFRDKSERFRLQDQQTEYLERLKLTRRELKRKEFELKSALNMVEQANQVKNEFLSNMSHEIRTPMTAIIGYSEVLKESVIQAEQHDLIETIQRNGDHLLQVINDILDISKIELGQCELKTEACFPLQIVQEVIALHRPKAVQKGLRLLTNIHESIPETIQSDPIRLKQVLNNLVSNAVKFTNNGFVRIEIRTFNRSNFERLLQFNVADTGIGISKDNLKRIFDPFTQADSSMSRPYSGTGLGLTLSQKLVQLLGGKLSVQSTVNQGSIFSVTLNAGNKTSEIQQSGRRLDLDNQKTLSLTSTDARRGGNSTAEKGRVLLVDDTQEIRTLFSYMLAKMQLEVVTASNGREAIEKIQQAEGQGELYDLILMDMQMPVMDGYEATRFLRSQNNPIPVIAITAHTLITDREKCIAAGCSDYLGKPVKFNVLSEMVSRYLTALPELQNTTETASSR from the coding sequence ATGAGTTCCAGACAAACCGCATATTGTAAAAATTACTTTTCTCAGCAGATCCTGAAATTCTGTGTAGATGTGGTTATCACGATGACCGAAGAAGGCAGGATTCTGATGGCGAGCCCTTCCATCGAATCAGCCTGGGGATGGAACACTGAGGAGATTTCTGGAAAGAACATCTATGAACTGCTGACAGAAGCATCCCGTAAGCCGTGTCTGCATTGTATATCAGAGTGTGTGGTCTCTGGTAATTCTGCCGTTTGTGAACTTGTTGTTAAACGTAAAGACCAGTCCTGTAGTCTTTTTGAGTTAATACTCCATCAACTGGAAGATTCGTGCGAAGGCAGTCAATTCATCGGTATTTTCCGTGACAAATCGGAGCGGTTTCGGCTCCAGGACCAGCAGACTGAATATCTGGAACGTCTGAAGCTGACTCGACGGGAACTGAAGCGTAAAGAATTCGAACTCAAATCAGCACTCAACATGGTTGAACAGGCTAACCAGGTGAAAAATGAGTTTCTGTCGAATATGAGCCATGAGATTCGAACACCGATGACCGCGATCATCGGATATTCAGAAGTACTGAAAGAATCAGTAATTCAAGCTGAGCAACACGATCTGATAGAGACCATCCAGAGAAATGGTGACCATCTTCTGCAGGTGATAAACGATATTCTGGATATCTCAAAAATCGAACTGGGGCAGTGTGAACTGAAAACAGAAGCGTGCTTTCCTTTGCAAATCGTGCAAGAGGTGATTGCTTTACATCGACCGAAAGCAGTTCAAAAGGGACTACGACTGCTTACCAATATTCATGAGTCAATTCCCGAAACAATTCAGTCTGATCCGATACGGCTGAAGCAGGTCCTGAATAATCTGGTGAGTAATGCGGTCAAATTTACAAATAACGGCTTCGTTCGTATTGAAATAAGAACGTTTAATCGGTCGAATTTCGAGCGACTGCTGCAGTTTAATGTGGCTGATACCGGAATTGGTATTTCAAAGGATAATCTGAAACGTATTTTTGATCCTTTTACCCAGGCAGACAGCTCTATGTCGCGACCTTATAGTGGTACAGGACTGGGATTAACTTTGAGCCAGAAACTGGTGCAGTTGCTGGGCGGAAAGTTGTCTGTTCAATCAACTGTGAACCAGGGAAGTATATTTTCTGTTACATTGAATGCAGGTAATAAAACTTCTGAGATTCAGCAATCAGGTAGACGGCTGGATCTCGACAATCAAAAAACGCTGTCGCTCACATCAACTGATGCAAGAAGAGGGGGAAACTCAACAGCCGAAAAAGGCAGGGTATTGCTGGTTGATGACACTCAGGAAATTCGCACTCTCTTCAGTTATATGCTGGCAAAAATGCAGTTGGAAGTCGTGACTGCTTCGAATGGTAGAGAAGCGATTGAGAAAATCCAGCAGGCAGAGGGGCAGGGGGAACTGTACGATCTCATTCTGATGGACATGCAGATGCCAGTCATGGATGGTTACGAAGCGACTCGGTTTCTCAGGAGTCAGAATAACCCGATTCCTGTAATTGCAATTACCGCGCACACTTTAATTACGGATCGGGAAAAATGTATCGCGGCAGGTTGTAGTGACTATCTGGGGAAACCAGTCAAGTTTAATGTCCTGTCTGAAATGGTTTCCCGTTATCTGACAGCTCTACCGGAATTACAGAATACTACTGAAACTGCTTCAAGCCGTTGA
- a CDS encoding response regulator transcription factor — MTEFYVYIIDDDPDVLDSIAYLLRTSGYTVKPFNSVFSFLESNDLETPGCVLIDLIMPEISGIEAMQLLDKRQIRFPVIIMSAYGDIEKAVSAVKQGACEYLEKPFAKNKCIQAVETARTIWNQRTDETGDNGIQYLQLYDGLTRREKQVFHLIAEGHSGKQIANSMTISYRTMEKHKANVLNKLGVSSTTDIVHILYKIKDMPGYRKNDASDSPQ, encoded by the coding sequence ATGACGGAATTTTATGTTTACATCATAGACGATGATCCTGATGTTTTAGATTCAATTGCCTATCTGTTGCGAACTTCCGGCTACACAGTCAAACCGTTTAACAGTGTTTTTTCTTTTCTGGAATCCAATGATCTTGAAACGCCAGGTTGTGTGCTGATTGATCTGATCATGCCGGAAATCTCTGGTATCGAAGCAATGCAGTTATTAGACAAGCGTCAGATTCGTTTTCCGGTAATTATAATGAGTGCTTATGGGGATATTGAAAAAGCAGTCTCAGCAGTTAAGCAGGGGGCCTGCGAATATCTGGAAAAGCCATTTGCCAAAAATAAGTGTATTCAGGCAGTAGAAACGGCGCGGACAATCTGGAATCAGAGAACTGATGAGACTGGTGATAACGGCATACAATATCTGCAGTTGTATGATGGTCTCACCCGTCGAGAAAAACAGGTCTTTCATCTGATCGCAGAAGGACATTCCGGTAAACAGATTGCGAACTCCATGACGATCAGTTATCGGACGATGGAAAAGCACAAGGCGAATGTACTCAATAAATTAGGTGTTTCCAGTACCACTGATATCGTACATATTCTTTATAAGATTAAAGATATGCCCGGCTATCGAAAAAATGATGCATCTGACTCACCTCAATAA
- a CDS encoding response regulator: MKILIVDEIGFIRQSLNQKLGLHHFETVSAESGEEALLILKTDFSIDAVLTSLFLPTMNALDLYKAAAKIERFNDEGVIPPLNFYLMVTKEHGTSSPKMKQLTREALALGFKDLLVKPIDTELLVTKLKNSATVESEEVSTGQAVTVSSQIDNPEEDKHSSRPVNTNNRIDQLKEMQNSLHALKKEMCDSIDTLLEEVSRNSLQ; encoded by the coding sequence ATGAAAATTTTGATTGTCGACGAAATCGGATTCATCCGTCAGAGTCTGAACCAGAAGCTGGGACTCCATCACTTCGAGACCGTCTCAGCAGAAAGTGGAGAAGAAGCCCTGCTGATCTTGAAGACAGATTTCTCGATAGATGCTGTCCTGACAAGTCTGTTTCTACCGACAATGAATGCCCTGGATTTATACAAGGCGGCCGCCAAGATCGAACGGTTTAATGATGAAGGAGTAATTCCACCGCTGAATTTTTATCTGATGGTGACAAAAGAACATGGCACGTCTTCACCTAAAATGAAGCAATTAACACGTGAGGCTTTGGCACTCGGATTTAAAGACCTCCTGGTCAAACCCATCGACACTGAATTGCTCGTAACAAAATTAAAAAATTCGGCTACAGTAGAGAGTGAAGAGGTCAGTACTGGTCAGGCGGTAACTGTCTCCTCACAGATAGATAACCCCGAGGAAGATAAACACAGCTCTCGGCCCGTAAATACAAATAATCGAATTGATCAACTCAAAGAAATGCAAAATAGTCTGCACGCACTCAAAAAAGAGATGTGTGATTCCATTGATACATTACTGGAAGAAGTCAGTCGAAATTCTCTACAGTAA
- a CDS encoding nucleoside hydrolase, translating into MFWKRLGGFCILVLLTTRLASAVEPVQVIFDTDITGDVDDVLALAMLHTLADRGECDLLAVTISKVNPLTGPFTDATNTFYGRGDIPIGVTRDAQKRESRYLKLIKEKQGNRSRYPHDISSNQQLPDAVKLLRKTLAASTDGSVVIIQVGLAANLADLVESKADEISPLSGPELIRKKVKLVSVMAGAFEPIDGNMHFLEANVRNGIQSMQRFVRQWPQSTPVVWSGFEIGIAVRYPRESIARDFNYIEHHIVREAYLLHSGPEHDRPSWDLTSVLYAVRPHDGYFDLSEPGKVTVDDDGFLSFHPAKQGRDRYLKMNPLQAVQVKEALRSLVSQPPVSRKLK; encoded by the coding sequence ATGTTCTGGAAGCGTTTAGGTGGATTCTGTATTCTCGTGTTATTGACAACCAGGCTTGCGTCGGCGGTTGAGCCGGTGCAGGTGATTTTTGATACAGATATCACTGGCGATGTCGATGATGTACTGGCTCTGGCCATGTTACACACTCTGGCGGATCGAGGGGAATGCGATCTGCTGGCGGTTACCATTTCTAAAGTCAATCCGCTGACGGGACCATTTACAGACGCGACGAATACTTTTTACGGGCGAGGTGATATTCCCATTGGAGTGACTCGCGATGCCCAGAAACGAGAAAGCCGTTATCTGAAGCTCATCAAAGAAAAGCAGGGGAACCGGAGCCGTTATCCGCATGATATCAGTTCGAATCAACAACTCCCGGATGCGGTCAAGCTACTGCGTAAAACGCTAGCGGCGTCAACTGACGGTTCCGTAGTGATTATTCAGGTCGGTTTAGCAGCAAATCTGGCTGATCTGGTAGAATCGAAGGCGGATGAAATCAGCCCGCTTTCTGGTCCTGAATTGATCAGAAAAAAAGTCAAACTGGTCTCTGTGATGGCAGGTGCATTTGAACCGATTGATGGAAACATGCATTTTCTGGAAGCAAACGTGCGTAATGGAATTCAATCCATGCAGCGATTTGTTCGCCAGTGGCCTCAGAGTACACCTGTCGTCTGGAGTGGTTTTGAAATCGGTATTGCCGTGCGGTATCCACGCGAGAGTATTGCCCGGGACTTTAATTACATAGAACATCACATTGTACGTGAAGCGTATCTGCTGCATAGTGGTCCAGAACACGATCGTCCCAGTTGGGACTTAACGAGTGTGTTGTATGCCGTTCGTCCGCACGATGGTTATTTTGATCTGTCCGAACCCGGAAAAGTGACTGTCGACGATGATGGGTTTTTGAGTTTTCATCCAGCGAAGCAGGGGCGGGATCGCTATTTAAAAATGAATCCCCTGCAGGCGGTGCAGGTGAAAGAGGCGTTACGAAGCCTGGTCAGTCAGCCTCCAGTGTCTCGAAAACTCAAGTAA